In Globicephala melas chromosome 20, mGloMel1.2, whole genome shotgun sequence, the genomic window GGCTGTTGCCTTGACGTTTTACTATTCCTTCAACGTGGGTTAACTCTGTCATAACAAAAGatgttttcttcttccaaagCACACCATCATTTagagccttccccctccccccagagatCTCAGGCAGGGATGGAGTTTTATGAGCGGTGGGATCTGGTGCCATTTCCCATCAGCTCCAGAGGGGTCCCACAACTGCCCACTGACCATTCTGCGCAAGTCCCCACAGAAGCCCTTCCGACAGCCCCGCAGCAGGAGGAGGGGTCCTCGGTCCTGCGTGGGCACTGGACTCGCAAGGGTCGATCTTGTTGGGATCTCTAGGACACAGCCCATGACTGTGAAATCAAAGGCTAGGAAGGAGAAGTAATTCACCATCATCCTTCTTGCCAAAGAACCCCCAGATCTTCTCAGCTCGCTTCTCCGGGGTGTTCTCATCTTCCGGAAGACACTTCACATCCTCAGGATTGATCATCTTGAAAATAGCCTACACCAAATCAAGAGGGAGAACCCATGAGAGGGAGTAATTCTGGGGGAAGCCATGTCGCTTACCAGGATGCCCCACAGCAGAGGTTAAAATGCAGATGCTCAGGCCCCAGCCCGCCCTACTGAATCCAAgttcctgggggtggggaaggggcatcTGTACTTCTGAGATCCTCAGAAGGGACAGGgaatgtgggggaggggtgaagacAGCTTTCCCTTCTTATTTTGTCCCTTTCTGCACTGTTTGGATTTCCTGCCCCTGTAGACATATGACTTTCAtcttattaagaaaatgaaaatgagaatcaaaaactTCCTGGTGATAATCCCATAGCAGCCCCGAGGCTGCAGTTTGGGAACTGGTACCTTTAACCCCACTCCCCAGAAGTTTTAGAATATCAAACGGCTTCTTCTGGGTCCAGGTGGTACCTTGGTTGTAAGGGCTAATATTTGTCAAGTGATTAACGTGTGCCACTTTTCTAGGCGCTTTTTACCTGTAGACTCATGACAAGTTTATGAGGTGGGGGTTATTGGCCCcgtttcacagaggaagaaactgagtcaACTAACTTGTTAGAAGTCACCCAGCCGGAAGCAGAAGAGTGGAGATTCTAACCCAGGCACGTTTGGTTCCAGAACCTCTGTACTTGCATCGCGTGCCATTCTGGAATGTCTTGGAGAGCATTCTAGGCGCTGGGGAAGGTCTCGGGAGGCCCCTCGGTTACCCTCCTGCTCAGGGAGGGATCCAGAGAGAGATTTAGCCTAAAGCTCAAGGATCTGTCTCACCTCCCTCTAGTCTCATTAATAAAGGAGTTGGATGGACAATATCCAGCAAAGAAGGATATGTGATCAGGGAAAGGGACAAGGTGGTCTCGATGTGCCCTTTCAGCTCCAGGTTACTAGGATCCCACCAGGCCTTGGGGACATCGGGGAGCCAGCCAGGCAGGGGCAGTAACGCCTGTGAAATTAACCTGGGGGGAAGGTCAGCAGCTTTAGAAGCCCCCTTTCAGCTCCCTGTGCCGTAACAAGAGAAGCAAGGAAACCAAACCCGGCCGCTGGGGCAGCAGCCTTGCTGACAGCGCTCAGAGCTCAGAGGTTCCCGGCGCTGAAGTGCAGTGGCTCCCTTAACTCCTCCGTCTGTCCTGAGCCAGGGAACCATGTGCAGGCTGGACGGCTAAAGGCTGGGAGTGGCTGGCTGCCGGCCAACCCCGCTTCTAATGCCGAGGACGGACTGTCAGGGCCTTGGTGAATGGACCGAGAACGAACAGTTGCGTCCTCACCCTGGGCGCTGGGAGATTGTATGGTTTTCTCGAGGCCATGCAGTTTGGTGGTGAAGTAGTTGGGACCAGAATCCTTAACTTCTGACTCCCAGGCCAGTGACCTTGAACCTGGTGAATAGTAGAGGCTcggcatcatcttttttttttttttttttttttttgcggtacgcgggcctctcactgttgtggcctctcccgtggcggagcacaggctccggacgcgcaggctcagcggccatggctcacgggcccagctgctccgcggcatgtgggatcttcccggaccggggcacgaacgcgtgtcccctgcatcggcaggcagactctcaaccactgcgccaccagggaagccctcggcaTCATCTTGCATAGCCTCAGCTGTGGATgcccccctccttctctcctcccccaactcCTCCTTTCCCTGAAGGAGCACCAACTTGTAGGCCTCTGCTGGGCCTGGCATCCTTTAGGTGGTTCTGAGAGAGTGGTCCCCATCCCAGGccacctgccaatccaggggagcTTGCTCTACAGGCCGCGCCCAGAGGCCAGCGAGGTTCCCACACACACCTGCCCCTAATGGGAGGCCCAAGCAGAGTCCACTTACCACAAGCTGCATGCTTAgctattttatttatggtttctccTAATAAGGGTGGAAGAACTGTGCAAATGAAAGCAGGATTGCAAATGcatcaaaaattatataaaataggaaaaacattctCTCTCTTAACAGGAATGGAATTAGAGAAATAAAGCTAGTGGCATGGGGTAGTGGGGCCAAAAAAAAGATCTTGTAAAACGATACTAAATGAAGGGAAATAGAAATGATATAATAGGAAAAAACAGAAGCGTCTTCATTGTCCAAAAATATAGGGATGGTTAAATAATTTTACGGCATGTCCATAAGATGGAATTCTAAGCAGCTATTAAAAACAGTTTGATATTGAAAACATTCATAATAAAATAGTGGCTgaaaaaagtatactaaaaaccacGTGAATATGTCAtagttctaaaattatttttaaatctacagATAGAAGACTGGAAAGGTATATGCCCATATGTTGACAGTAGTCTTCTCTGGATAATGAAATTAAAGgcgattttcattttcttttgtgtaggTTTCTAAGTTGcatgaattccttatatattaaATGAAACTCTTTTTCAGACATCTAAAAATCTAATCAGATATACTTATCCTGGGCCAATGTATTTGAAACATGTGTCTTTAAAATGACTtgtgagggacttccttggcggtccagtggttaggactccatgcttccactgccatggccctgggttcaatccctggttggggaactaagatcccacaagccctgtggctatatatatatataatgacttGTGAAAGAATCTGAGTACGTCCTGTGGAAGGTTTTGAAGGACATTttaatgaagaaaggaaggaaggtgggagggaaagagggaaacaaTAAAGGTAAATAGTAGGCAATACCCAGATTCTTCTTCTTTAGGAGGAAAGTGAAGCTGTGGGAACGCGCCCAACCCTCTATTAATACTGGTCTATTGGAGACCCCTCCTGGCCACGCTGTGAGAGCCACTGACTCCCAAGGCCCGGGTCCCCACTCCCCcctccggccccgcccccagccggGCCCCCTGTGCGGAAGCAGCAGCAGGGGGTCCTGATCCCGGGTGAGCCCCGTGCAGCCCAGCCGGGAGCTGAGCCGGGAGCGCAGAGGCTGCCACTGACCGTGACGATCTCCAGCACTTCGTTCTTGCTGATGCTGCCATTGCCATCTACATCGTAGAGGGAGAAGGCCCACTCCAGCTTCTGGTTGGTCTTGCACATGCTGGTCATGTGCAGGGCGATGACATACTCCTTGAAGTCCAAGGTGCCATCGCTGTTGGCATCGAAGCTGCGGAACACGTGCTGGGCGTAGGCCTTGGGGTCGGCGTCGGGGAAGAACTTGGAGTAGATGGTCTGGAACTCCTGCTGGGTGATGCGGCCACTGGGACACTCCTTCAGGAAGGACTGGTACCAGGTACTCAGCTCTTCCTCTGTGAACCTGGTGTTCAGCTGCAGCTCCTCCAGGATCTCCTTGGACAGGGCTCCGCTTTTGCTGTTCCCCATGGGTGAGCAGGTGTGGGCCCAGCCGGTCTGTCGccgctgggtgggtgggtgtgtgggagGAATGGGGTCTCCGGGCTGCCTGGCTGGGTGCTGCTGGAGGCGGTTGCACCCTGAGATGCTGGTGGATTAGGCGGATTTGTGTCTGGTTCACCCCTGTacttggagggaggaggggcccggAGCTTGAGTGGGGAGACGAGCTCCCAGAAGCCCCCTGAGATTAAAATAAAGAGCTGACAGCAGGAGGTCAATCCCTCTTGGCCTTCTGGGAGGATAGGACAGGTGATCCGAATCTTCAGAGCCGCAGCCTTGAGCCgaggcctttcccactgcccctcacccatccctGCGCCAACTTACCCCACCAGCTCTAGCTCTCTAAGAGCAACGATGTTCCCTGCCTGCCTTCTGAGGGTCTCAGCGACAGGGATGGCCCTGTAATGCAGGGGTCAGGAGTCAGGCTCTGGAAGCAGCCCAGCTTTGCAATTCACTTTGCAATTTCAAATCTCAGCTTTGCaattcactagctgtgtgaccccaggtgcGTTTCTTAACGTCTCTCTGCCTAGAATTCTCTTCCCCtaatctttcacctccttcatGGCTTTCCTTAAATGTCGCCTTCTCAGCCAGGCCTATAGTGACCATTCTGTCAACAAGAGCACCCCAACCGTCAGGCTGTTTATCCTGCTTGACTGCTCTTCCTTGATCGCACGTGCACCTTCTGACTTACTGTTTACGTATTCTGCCTGCTGCCTGGGATCGCACCAGAATGAAAGCGCCATGAAGGCGGGGATTCTATCTATTTTGTTGCCCGCTGCATCTCCATCGACAGAAGGGTATCTGGCGGGTTTGGGCCCTCAGTGACTATTCTTTGAGTGAACAGGCATGATAATAGCGTCTCTCCCACTGTTATTGTGAGGCTGAAACGAGTTAATACGTGCAATGCatttagaacagagcctggcacgtagtaagagCTGAACGCATGTTAGTTTTTGCCATTCTTCTTCTATGACAGGGATCAAAAACTAAACTGCTTACAGGGGCCAGCAAGTGGAGTGTGTGAGTGAAGCCGGGGGTCAGGGAGGCAGTAGGCGTGGTGAGGCCCACGCCTGCATGGCAGGGGCTGCCAGTGTTTGACTCCATTTGAATGTGGTCAGATGGGATTATGGCCTGGTGTTACTAGATTTTTTGGTAAGCcaaaagaaatccagaaatcaGATTTTCAGGTTTGAAATTTCCAAATttggaaatttggaaaaaattggaaatttgCAATTTCCAAACTTTAAGAGTGATttccaaattttcaaaaattttcaaaagcatAGGGTGGGATAAATATAACTTATCTGTGGCTCCGTTTCAGCAGCAGGTCATCAGTTTGCAACCAAGCCTGGTGCCAGGAGCTGGCAGACAACATGCTTGTTGAGTGAGTGACTGGACAAGCAGGGGACAGGGAGCTCCACCAGGGGAGGCTTCCGCCGCTGCGGTCAGCTCGGTCAGCAGGACAGGCCACAGGGAAGAGCCCTTGTGAGTAGGTCTGCACCTGAAATCGCATCACCCAAAGGAGAGGTCGGTGGCGCCCTGGCTTGGCTGGCATAACGCCTGGAACCCCAGAATCGCCATCTTGGACAGGAGAGATGTCTCTTCTTTGTCCAGGGGTGGTAACCATAAAGAATGAAGCCCACAGTGTCTAGGCGGGTGAGTCGGGGTTTTTGTCCTTTTTCGTAACAGGCTAATGGCAGGGGAAAGCAGGTCCCCGCTGCTGGGAGAAAGCCCCCTGCCAGCCTCCCCTGGTGTTGCTCAGAAAGGACCCGGAAGTTCAGGCACAGATGTGCTgacctctccctcctgcccaccccacccactgCGGGTCCAGAGTGTTTCTCAGGAGGCCTTCATGTTAGGGGGTGGGGTGCGTATGTGTGTGTCATTATTTTTTCCCATCAGTTTGTGACAGCGTATCGTTTCTTGAAAGGAGCCCTTTCTCTTTGTCTAGACTTTCACTATCTTGCAGCATTTGTTCTCCAGAGCAGTTGGAAACAGGACAGTCACTggactcaaaaacaaacaaacaaacaaaagccaggcCATGAAAGTGAGGCCAGAGGCCTTCACCCTGGCCTCTGAACCTGGCATGGGAGGTGATTAGAAGTGCCTCCTGGGTATCCACACCGAGACTGCAGGTGAGGCGAGGCCGATGTCACAGGAAGAAACCAAGCTCCAAAAGGATGTCACCTGCCTGTGTCACACAGTTGCCAAATGGCGAAGCCAGGAGGAAAGCCCAGGGCAGCCTCCCCACTGAGGGCTCTTTCCAAGACATTACAGCCGCCTCCCTTCTCAAGGAGGCCTGAGCAGAGGGGTCAAGAAGCCGCATTTCTGAAGGTGAGGACCTGGGTTGCCATGACGACGGAAGAGGCGGGTAAGGAGGCAGGGCCCCGGCTTAACACAGAAGGCAGCCAGAGCTCCCTCAGTCCCTCTGCCCTTCCCAAGGGCAAGGAGGAAGGCGCAGGTACTGTCCACATTCTTCAGGTTGCTGTGCCCAGGAGGGGCCCAACCGTGGGAGGGGACCACAGGCAGCTGTGTTGATGCTGCCGAGAGAGGGGTCATGACCTGGAGGTTTGTTTGAAAACCTGAATAAACATCTTCTATCAGAGGGAGAGTTTATGCTCCTTAGCCAAACAAGTTGTTGGGGATGATGTATTGTGAACGGATTTGTTAAGTCTGAGCCGGGGCCATAAACTCTCCCCGAACCCCTAAGACCACTGGGGAGAAGGCCTCGTCTCCAGCCAGTGACTCTGTGTCTCCCTCTCCCGGCCTGGCCTTCACTGAAAGACACAGGCTCTTCCCAGGGGCTGGCCCTGTTCCACCCCAAGCTGGGAGTCCCCCAGCTCCCATCCCGTTCCTCTACCTTCCCCTGCGTGAGCTGAACGGCAAGCGGACCCTTCGACCCCGGCCAGGAAGCAGAGAGGTAAGGGGCTTTGGAGAGGGCGGGTGGGAGGCTGAGAATGGGAAGGAACGCCCCTCCCAAGGGCGTCCCCATTGCGGTAAATAGCCATCCATCCTTCGGGTTGCTTGGACCGACATCCTCGGCGTCATCACCAGCGCCTCTGTTTCCGTCACCCCCCCGCCTTTCAATCTGGCT contains:
- the RCVRN gene encoding recoverin: MGNSKSGALSKEILEELQLNTRFTEEELSTWYQSFLKECPSGRITQQEFQTIYSKFFPDADPKAYAQHVFRSFDANSDGTLDFKEYVIALHMTSMCKTNQKLEWAFSLYDVDGNGSISKNEVLEIVTAIFKMINPEDVKCLPEDENTPEKRAEKIWGFFGKKDDDKLTEKEFIEGTLANMEILRLIQFEPQKVKEKLKEKKP